One genomic segment of Mesoterricola silvestris includes these proteins:
- a CDS encoding M14 family zinc carboxypeptidase, which produces MRLLLPFLIASSLLAAPGERRIPSDPLRLKATVSYGEMEAFLAEVARPGFITVTEEGRSHEGRAIRLVRLNRGGAKARFKVLFYAQQHGNEISGKDAQLCLIRAIADKPALLPEDVDLYLMPMVNPDGAEAGRRTNGAQADLNRDHIRLLQPETRALHAVARRILPHLAVDSHEFTRDGKDWDARGWDCWPLITLDGLNAPWIPAALRREALARVESARPVMARAGYPYARYTVGGLPPLDEMRPSTTEVDDGRNSLGCMGTLSFIIEAGVRREPGAPQDLPARADAYTRLYRHLLGTAASRRRVLALCEAARREPLPPYLPTNFFWAALEGRTGTVKVTERATGKVLEVPSPGLMTDLVVKRSVPTPRAYVVDAAAAGTFKALLDRHGILYSQAGPAPIQAERCRLLRVEAGYDDIYGRYENRQIVERDPAAPHAFPEGSLVVPLDQPLARCAIGILEPCLLYGLYSYRDFSTLALPDGTLPVWRAR; this is translated from the coding sequence ATGCGGCTCCTCCTGCCCTTCCTCATCGCTTCGAGCCTGCTGGCGGCGCCCGGGGAGCGGCGGATCCCCTCCGATCCCCTGCGCCTGAAGGCGACGGTCTCGTACGGGGAGATGGAGGCCTTCCTGGCGGAGGTGGCCCGGCCGGGCTTCATCACCGTCACGGAGGAGGGCCGCAGCCACGAGGGCCGCGCCATCCGCCTGGTGCGCCTGAACCGCGGCGGCGCCAAGGCCCGCTTCAAGGTCCTCTTCTACGCCCAGCAGCACGGCAACGAGATCTCCGGCAAGGACGCCCAGCTCTGCCTCATCCGGGCCATCGCGGACAAGCCCGCCCTCCTGCCGGAGGACGTGGACCTCTACCTCATGCCCATGGTGAACCCCGACGGGGCCGAGGCCGGGCGGCGCACCAACGGCGCCCAGGCCGACCTGAACCGGGACCACATCCGGCTCCTCCAGCCCGAGACCCGCGCCCTCCACGCCGTGGCCCGGCGCATCCTCCCCCACCTGGCCGTGGACAGCCACGAATTCACCCGGGACGGCAAGGACTGGGACGCCCGGGGCTGGGACTGCTGGCCCCTGATCACCCTGGACGGCCTCAACGCCCCCTGGATTCCCGCGGCCCTGCGCCGGGAGGCCCTGGCCCGGGTGGAATCCGCCCGGCCCGTCATGGCCCGGGCCGGGTACCCCTACGCGCGCTACACCGTGGGGGGCCTTCCGCCCCTGGACGAGATGCGGCCCTCCACCACCGAGGTGGACGACGGCCGCAACAGCCTGGGCTGCATGGGCACCCTCTCCTTCATCATCGAGGCCGGCGTCCGCCGGGAACCCGGCGCCCCCCAGGACCTCCCGGCCCGCGCCGACGCCTACACCCGGCTGTACCGCCACCTCCTGGGCACCGCCGCCTCGAGGCGCAGGGTCCTGGCCCTGTGCGAAGCCGCCCGCAGGGAGCCCCTGCCCCCCTACCTTCCCACGAACTTCTTCTGGGCCGCCCTGGAGGGCCGCACCGGCACCGTCAAGGTGACGGAACGGGCCACGGGCAAGGTGCTGGAGGTCCCCTCCCCGGGGCTCATGACGGACCTGGTCGTCAAGCGCAGCGTGCCCACGCCCCGGGCCTACGTCGTCGACGCCGCGGCCGCGGGCACCTTCAAGGCCCTCCTGGACCGCCACGGGATCCTCTATTCCCAGGCCGGACCCGCCCCCATCCAGGCCGAACGGTGCCGCCTCCTGCGGGTGGAGGCCGGCTACGACGATATCTACGGCCGCTACGAGAACCGCCAGATCGTGGAGCGGGACCCCGCCGCCCCCCACGCCTTCCCCGAGGGCTCCCTGGTGGTTCCCCTCGATCAGCCCCTGGCGCGCTGCGCCATCGGCATCCTAGAACCCTGCCTCCTGTACGGGCTATACAGCTACCGGGATTTCAGCACCCTGGCCCTGCCCGATGGTACCCTTCCGGTCTGGCGCGCACGCTAG
- the iadA gene encoding beta-aspartyl-peptidase translates to MLLIKNADIHSPSPEGRCDLLAGGGKILRMHPDIRIPRRYLEVIDARNLIAVPGFIDGHVHIMGGGGEGGPATRTPELAFSDAVLGGVTTIVGCLGTDGVTRTMAGLLAKAQGLEAEGITTFALTGHYAVPVHTLTGSIEGDLLCIEKILGVGEVAMSDHRSSQPTFEDFARLAGETRRGGILSGKAGVVNIHLGDGRRGLEYLRRLLLETEVPARQFLPTHINRNPTLFEEGTAYALAGGFVDFTTSTVPAFVEAGEIKPSEGLRRMLDAGVDPGHITFTSDGQGSLPDFDVNGRIQGVGVGRVTSLFPEVRDAVQKEGVPLATALRVITSNPARIFKLHAKGQLAPGMDADIVLLDPRDLSIHTMIAKGRVLMKAGKVLVKGTFE, encoded by the coding sequence ATGCTCCTCATCAAGAACGCCGATATCCATTCCCCTTCCCCCGAAGGCCGGTGCGACCTGCTCGCCGGCGGCGGGAAGATCCTGCGCATGCATCCGGACATCCGGATCCCCCGGCGCTACCTCGAAGTCATCGACGCCCGGAACCTCATCGCCGTGCCGGGCTTCATCGACGGCCACGTCCACATCATGGGCGGCGGGGGCGAGGGGGGCCCCGCCACCCGCACCCCCGAGCTGGCCTTCTCCGACGCCGTCCTGGGCGGCGTGACCACCATCGTGGGCTGCCTGGGCACGGACGGGGTCACGCGCACCATGGCCGGGCTCCTGGCCAAGGCCCAGGGGCTGGAGGCCGAGGGCATCACCACCTTCGCCCTCACCGGCCACTACGCGGTGCCCGTGCACACCCTCACGGGCAGCATCGAGGGGGACCTCCTCTGCATCGAGAAGATCCTGGGAGTCGGCGAGGTGGCCATGTCCGACCACCGGTCCTCCCAGCCCACCTTCGAGGACTTCGCCCGGCTCGCCGGGGAGACCCGCCGGGGCGGGATCCTCTCCGGCAAGGCCGGCGTGGTGAACATCCACCTGGGCGACGGGCGCCGGGGCCTGGAATACCTCCGGCGGCTGCTGCTGGAGACCGAGGTGCCGGCCCGCCAGTTCCTGCCCACCCACATCAACCGCAACCCCACCCTCTTCGAGGAGGGCACCGCCTACGCCCTGGCGGGGGGCTTCGTGGACTTCACCACCTCCACCGTCCCGGCCTTCGTGGAGGCCGGGGAGATCAAGCCCTCCGAAGGCCTCCGCCGCATGCTGGACGCCGGAGTGGACCCGGGCCACATCACCTTCACCTCCGACGGCCAGGGCAGCCTCCCGGATTTCGACGTCAACGGCCGCATCCAGGGCGTGGGCGTGGGCCGCGTCACCAGCCTCTTCCCCGAGGTGCGGGACGCCGTGCAGAAGGAGGGGGTCCCCCTGGCCACCGCCCTGCGGGTCATCACCTCCAACCCCGCGCGCATCTTCAAGCTCCATGCCAAGGGCCAGCTGGCCCCGGGCATGGACGCCGACATCGTCCTCCTGGACCCCCGGGACCTCTCCATCCACACCATGATCGCCAAGGGCCGCGTGCTCATGAAGGCCGGCAAGGTCCTCGTCAAGGGGACGTTCGAGTGA
- a CDS encoding diaminopimelate decarboxylase family protein gives MTELLGRPAADWIAEQGLPLHLTSLPRIRENVRAFTRVFRDLYPRGAVRYAVKACAHPVLLAAIRAEGAGADVASPFEARMALQAGLDPRTLDLNGNCKEDELIREALASRMLIVADSAEELALVEATARAMGRRARVLLRLSGFHLGGVTGEAIFTAGPWSKFGIPLAEIPPLLENLGAYPSVRFLGFHTHIGSQITRVEPYLAVLGRMVELGRVLRDRTGACPVLNLGGGFPVNYLEEPAWDELRRRTAARDGFSWNLGLAGLDADGVWQGEAYHSPWPKEQMVEAILRGTVTVDGEALPVLRALESLDTPELLVEPGRAIAEDAGLTLCRVAHVRRAGGAHNLVTVEMGVLSHADAMLEGLPNRWDILEGPDDPEPFETFVAGNLCFSGDLLARFQTRLRRRPRRGDTLLIRDTGAYTAHFMASNANAYPRPPRLLVHGDGDVTVMKRRDRYEDLFA, from the coding sequence GTGACGGAACTCCTGGGCAGGCCCGCCGCGGACTGGATCGCCGAGCAGGGCCTGCCCCTCCACCTCACTTCCCTGCCCAGGATCCGCGAGAACGTCCGGGCCTTCACCCGGGTCTTCCGGGACCTCTACCCCCGGGGCGCCGTGCGGTACGCCGTGAAGGCCTGCGCCCACCCCGTCCTCCTCGCCGCCATCCGGGCCGAGGGCGCCGGCGCCGACGTGGCCTCCCCCTTCGAGGCCCGCATGGCCCTCCAGGCCGGCCTGGACCCGCGCACCCTGGACCTCAACGGCAACTGCAAGGAGGACGAGCTCATCCGCGAGGCCCTGGCCTCGCGCATGCTCATCGTGGCCGATTCCGCCGAGGAGCTCGCCCTGGTGGAGGCCACGGCGCGGGCCATGGGCCGCCGGGCCCGGGTCCTGCTCAGGCTCTCCGGCTTCCACCTGGGCGGCGTGACCGGGGAGGCCATCTTCACGGCGGGCCCCTGGTCCAAGTTCGGCATCCCCCTGGCGGAGATCCCGCCCCTCCTGGAGAACCTGGGGGCCTACCCCTCGGTGCGCTTCCTGGGCTTCCACACCCACATCGGCTCCCAGATCACCCGGGTCGAGCCCTACCTGGCCGTCCTGGGCCGCATGGTGGAACTGGGCCGGGTGCTCCGGGACCGCACCGGGGCCTGCCCCGTCCTGAACCTGGGCGGGGGCTTCCCCGTGAACTACCTGGAGGAGCCCGCCTGGGACGAACTGCGCCGGCGCACCGCCGCCCGGGACGGGTTCAGCTGGAACCTGGGCCTGGCCGGCCTGGACGCTGACGGCGTCTGGCAGGGCGAGGCCTACCACAGCCCCTGGCCCAAGGAGCAAATGGTGGAAGCCATCCTCCGGGGCACGGTGACCGTGGACGGCGAGGCCCTTCCCGTCCTCCGGGCCCTGGAATCCCTGGACACCCCCGAACTGCTGGTGGAACCCGGCCGCGCCATCGCCGAGGACGCCGGCCTCACCCTCTGCCGCGTCGCCCACGTGCGCAGGGCCGGGGGCGCCCACAACCTGGTCACCGTGGAAATGGGCGTCCTGAGCCACGCCGACGCCATGCTGGAGGGCCTTCCCAACCGCTGGGACATCCTCGAAGGCCCCGACGACCCCGAGCCCTTCGAGACCTTCGTGGCCGGCAACCTCTGCTTCTCCGGCGACCTCCTTGCGAGGTTCCAGACCCGCCTGAGGCGCCGCCCCCGGCGGGGCGACACCCTCCTGATCCGCGACACCGGCGCCTACACCGCCCATTTCATGGCCAGCAACGCCAACGCCTACCCCCGCCCCCCGCGGCTCCTGGTGCACGGCGACGGCGACGTGACCGTGATGAAGCGCAGGGACCGCTACGAGGACCTCTTCGCCTAG
- a CDS encoding MbcA/ParS/Xre antitoxin family protein, which translates to MNRNNVEDLATGPQGAGRGVDAQRHSGPAIRAFFRISEEWKLSVEEQLDLLGMESRSTFFNWKRAQNARLDRDQLERVSHVLGIYKALRILFPSVEQANAWVKKPNAAPLFEGQPALGRMREGIRGLFAVRSYLDAQRGGWA; encoded by the coding sequence ATGAACCGCAATAATGTCGAAGACCTCGCCACGGGCCCCCAGGGGGCAGGCCGGGGTGTGGATGCGCAGCGCCATTCAGGACCCGCGATCCGCGCCTTCTTCCGGATCAGCGAGGAATGGAAGCTCTCCGTGGAGGAGCAACTGGACCTCCTGGGGATGGAGAGCCGGTCCACCTTCTTCAACTGGAAGCGGGCGCAGAATGCTCGACTGGACCGGGACCAGCTTGAGCGGGTCTCCCACGTGCTGGGGATCTACAAGGCCTTGAGGATCCTGTTCCCCTCGGTGGAACAGGCCAACGCATGGGTGAAGAAGCCCAATGCCGCCCCGCTGTTCGAGGGGCAGCCGGCCCTGGGCCGGATGCGGGAGGGCATCCGGGGGCTGTTCGCGGTGCGCTCCTACCTGGACGCGCAGCGGGGAGGGTGGGCGTGA
- a CDS encoding RES family NAD+ phosphorylase — protein MRRAALDGQPSWRVIAARHPPITLFELVASREDFEALYELEAAFSPHYDEITLLQYLPRSKWVFGPGSGYIMAPFAYLTSSRFTDGTFGVYYAAMDEETAIREVAFHRGIFMSRTHEPASALEEQILIARISGELVDIRGQQASQPTLYAPDPLAYGPAQAFGASLRGAGETGIAFSSVRNAGGECVGIFRPRAVKECHQVRPLRYVWDGAKIAGWA, from the coding sequence GTGAGGCGGGCGGCCCTGGACGGGCAACCCTCCTGGCGGGTCATCGCGGCCCGGCATCCCCCCATTACGCTGTTCGAGCTGGTGGCGTCCCGCGAGGACTTCGAGGCGCTGTACGAACTCGAAGCCGCCTTCAGCCCCCACTACGACGAAATTACCCTGCTCCAGTATCTACCCCGTTCCAAATGGGTCTTCGGACCCGGGAGCGGGTACATCATGGCGCCCTTCGCCTACCTGACCTCATCCCGGTTCACCGACGGCACCTTCGGGGTTTACTACGCGGCCATGGACGAGGAGACCGCCATCCGGGAGGTCGCCTTCCACCGGGGCATCTTCATGTCCAGGACCCACGAACCGGCTTCGGCCCTGGAGGAACAGATCCTAATCGCCCGCATTTCGGGGGAACTGGTGGACATCCGGGGCCAACAGGCCTCCCAGCCGACCTTGTACGCGCCGGACCCGCTGGCCTACGGGCCTGCCCAGGCGTTTGGCGCCAGCCTGCGCGGTGCCGGGGAGACCGGGATCGCCTTCTCCAGCGTCCGGAACGCCGGGGGGGAATGCGTGGGCATCTTCCGCCCCAGGGCCGTCAAGGAATGCCATCAGGTTCGCCCCCTTCGCTACGTTTGGGACGGTGCCAAAATCGCCGGTTGGGCCTAG
- a CDS encoding TetR/AcrR family transcriptional regulator, with product MNVRREKERHQRRELLLEAAGRVFGRKPFDEATMQEVAAEAEIGMQGLYEHFASKQELYEQVVQARAESFHLRAGAALAARGGSPLDRIEALAQVYAESFQDRPFSLPTFVRDRVQFDWGFDSRFIPSLGEIYREERARLKDLVQEALDQGLLRPLDPEFLTQLAMEVIQASLHFAHNRVPREDAGATVARAMECLLRGVAREVRS from the coding sequence ATGAATGTACGCCGCGAGAAGGAACGTCACCAGCGCCGGGAACTGCTCCTCGAAGCCGCCGGCAGGGTCTTCGGGCGCAAACCCTTCGATGAGGCCACCATGCAGGAGGTCGCCGCCGAGGCGGAGATCGGCATGCAGGGCCTCTACGAGCACTTCGCCTCCAAGCAGGAACTGTACGAGCAGGTGGTGCAGGCCCGGGCGGAGAGCTTCCACCTGCGGGCCGGCGCGGCCCTGGCCGCGCGGGGGGGGTCGCCCCTGGACCGCATCGAGGCCCTGGCCCAGGTGTACGCGGAGTCCTTCCAGGACCGGCCCTTCTCCCTGCCCACCTTCGTGCGGGACCGGGTGCAGTTCGACTGGGGCTTCGACTCCAGGTTCATCCCCAGCCTGGGCGAGATCTACCGGGAGGAGCGGGCCCGCCTCAAGGACCTGGTGCAGGAGGCCCTGGACCAGGGGCTCCTGCGGCCCCTGGATCCGGAGTTCCTCACCCAGCTGGCCATGGAGGTGATCCAGGCCTCCCTGCACTTCGCCCACAACCGGGTGCCCAGGGAGGACGCGGGGGCCACGGTGGCCCGGGCCATGGAATGCCTCCTGCGGGGCGTGGCCCGGGAGGTGCGGTCGTGA
- a CDS encoding TolC family protein produces the protein MIRSALALLLVSGALAAQAPLTLAGALRQAGASSAQAELATLALRGAQGERDEVKASWFPEIELKGGHLNLDRDAALRTESFTVGPIPGLGSLTVPSLEQPVAQKSSWRYHLTASYLLYDFGRRSSALEALRAKELAVDLGGRDAVGRAKADVASRYVTLLNLRARRKVVDQRRQALQDHLRDARSLFEQGVVARNDLLRTEVALRAVDDAGRSLDNALVSARESLNIAMGLAPGTAQVLPESLPPPPALPWNEAAVRALAPQANAGVKALEAKVKAAEGQVDFRRRDFAPNVVAQLGHSYEENRFLAHPQQTTLYLGLSWKLFDGGARSARISRSRAEEGSARRELLEARRQAENAAAAALRAHDEALAEMGTARANVDAAVENLRIVSEQYQQAYAKSADVLDAETVLAESRFSLSDRLCRAYAVQAGLLALLGEDLETFYATRSLEH, from the coding sequence GTGATCCGCTCCGCCCTCGCCCTGCTCCTGGTCTCCGGCGCCCTCGCGGCCCAGGCCCCCCTCACCCTGGCCGGGGCCCTGCGCCAGGCCGGGGCCTCCTCCGCCCAGGCCGAACTGGCCACCCTGGCCCTGCGGGGCGCCCAGGGGGAGAGGGACGAGGTGAAGGCCTCGTGGTTCCCCGAGATCGAGCTCAAGGGGGGCCACCTGAACCTGGACCGGGACGCGGCCCTGCGCACCGAGTCCTTCACGGTGGGGCCCATCCCGGGCCTGGGCAGCCTCACGGTGCCCTCCCTGGAGCAGCCCGTGGCCCAGAAGTCCTCCTGGCGCTACCACCTCACCGCCAGCTACCTCCTCTACGACTTCGGTCGGCGCTCCAGCGCTCTGGAGGCTTTGCGGGCCAAGGAGCTGGCCGTGGACCTGGGCGGCCGGGACGCCGTCGGCCGCGCCAAGGCCGACGTGGCCTCCCGCTACGTGACCCTGCTCAACCTCCGGGCCCGGCGCAAGGTCGTGGACCAGCGCCGGCAGGCCCTCCAGGACCACCTGCGCGACGCGCGCTCCCTGTTCGAGCAGGGCGTGGTGGCCCGCAACGACCTGCTCCGCACGGAGGTGGCCCTTCGCGCCGTGGACGACGCGGGCCGGTCCCTGGACAACGCCCTGGTATCGGCCCGGGAGAGCCTCAATATCGCCATGGGCCTCGCCCCCGGCACCGCCCAGGTCCTGCCGGAGTCGCTGCCGCCGCCCCCCGCCCTGCCCTGGAACGAGGCGGCGGTGCGGGCCCTGGCGCCCCAGGCCAACGCCGGCGTGAAGGCCCTGGAAGCCAAGGTCAAGGCCGCGGAAGGCCAGGTGGACTTCCGCCGCCGGGACTTCGCCCCCAACGTCGTGGCCCAGTTGGGCCATTCCTACGAGGAGAACCGGTTCCTGGCCCACCCCCAGCAGACCACCCTCTACCTGGGCCTGAGCTGGAAGCTCTTCGACGGCGGGGCGCGCTCCGCGCGCATCAGCCGCTCCCGGGCCGAGGAGGGCTCGGCGCGCCGGGAACTCCTGGAGGCCCGCCGCCAGGCGGAGAACGCCGCCGCCGCCGCCCTGCGGGCCCATGACGAGGCCCTGGCGGAAATGGGCACGGCCCGGGCCAACGTCGACGCCGCGGTGGAGAACCTGCGCATCGTGAGCGAGCAGTACCAGCAGGCCTACGCCAAGAGCGCCGACGTGCTCGACGCCGAGACGGTGCTGGCGGAGAGCCGTTTCAGCCTTTCGGACCGGCTCTGCCGCGCCTACGCCGTCCAGGCCGGGCTCCTGGCCCTCCTGGGCGAGGATCTGGAAACCTTCTACGCGACCCGTTCGCTGGAGCATTGA
- a CDS encoding HlyD family secretion protein gives MEKRTRMWVSLAVILALAAAAGAWGYFSWRHNELFVATDDAYVKGSVVSVASRVPGAILTLDVKENDPVKAGQVIATLDPKDFEAAEAKAQGSLAEARASMALNRSQIAQAQAQVRAAESQEGLAALERQRLEILVERQSIPRQKLDQARTAHQVATAQLEAARKQVAAVEGGLHVSGSKEAQALAAIEQIRLQKGYCTLTAPCDGFVTRKLAEPGMVVAAGQPLLAVVPLGRTDLWVEANFKETQLRRVRPGQKVTLRADIDDRDFQGVVESLAAGTGSAFSLLPAENATGNWVKVVQRVPVRIRLVPGGDPDHKLRLGLSVSAVIDTRE, from the coding sequence ATGGAAAAGCGCACCCGAATGTGGGTCTCCCTGGCCGTGATCCTGGCGCTGGCGGCCGCCGCCGGCGCCTGGGGCTACTTCAGCTGGCGCCACAACGAGCTCTTCGTGGCCACCGACGACGCCTACGTCAAGGGCTCCGTGGTGTCCGTGGCCTCGCGGGTCCCCGGCGCCATCCTCACCCTGGACGTGAAGGAGAACGACCCCGTCAAGGCCGGCCAGGTGATCGCCACCCTGGACCCCAAGGACTTCGAGGCCGCCGAGGCCAAGGCCCAGGGCTCCCTGGCCGAAGCCCGGGCCTCCATGGCCCTCAACCGCTCCCAGATCGCCCAGGCCCAGGCCCAGGTGCGCGCCGCCGAAAGCCAGGAGGGCCTGGCCGCCCTGGAACGCCAGCGCCTGGAGATCCTCGTGGAGCGGCAGTCCATTCCCCGCCAGAAGCTGGACCAGGCCCGCACGGCCCACCAGGTCGCCACCGCCCAGCTGGAGGCGGCCCGCAAGCAGGTGGCCGCCGTGGAGGGCGGGCTGCACGTGAGCGGCAGCAAGGAGGCCCAGGCCCTGGCCGCCATCGAGCAGATCCGCCTCCAGAAGGGCTACTGCACCCTCACCGCCCCCTGCGACGGCTTCGTCACCCGCAAGCTGGCCGAGCCCGGCATGGTGGTGGCCGCGGGCCAGCCGCTCCTGGCGGTGGTGCCCCTGGGCCGCACCGATCTCTGGGTGGAGGCCAACTTCAAGGAGACCCAGCTCCGGCGCGTGCGCCCCGGCCAGAAGGTCACCCTGCGCGCCGACATCGACGACCGGGACTTCCAGGGGGTCGTGGAGAGCCTGGCGGCGGGCACCGGATCCGCCTTCAGCCTCCTGCCCGCCGAGAACGCCACGGGCAACTGGGTGAAGGTGGTGCAGCGGGTTCCCGTGCGCATCCGCCTGGTGCCCGGCGGGGACCCTGACCACAAGCTGCGCCTGGGACTGAGCGTCTCGGCCGTCATCGACACCCGCGAATGA
- a CDS encoding DHA2 family efflux MFS transporter permease subunit: MSGAAQDRGAPFKWIIALALMLGTFMEVLDTSVANVALPHMKGTYAAGTDEITWVLTSYLVANAIVLPITGWLGNRFGRKRLYLFCLTGFTLASLAAGAAPSLAMLITARVIQGLTGGAMVPMSQAITMEAFPRSEQGIATAVFGIGVICGPIVGPLVGGWVTDNWSWPWIFWINIPVGILSYALASAFVDEAPDRRPEGAMDYWSLIFIAVGLGCLELFLNRGERLDWFESRTVTLYAACSALGLILFLWRSFTAERPLVDLRMFKLPEYASGMFLIFGASFGMYAAFVMLPLFVQTFLGWTPTWAGIMLSPGGVASVVAMMVAGLIMGRVDVRYTVAAGFLAQIYSSWLLTSINLHSGMGYLIYAWCFRGLGLGFVFVPIATVAMRRIPREAMGVAAGFFNLMRNEGGSVGIAVAATLLQTRSQFHHARLGEHLTPFSAPLQEGAQRLHLALGSASGLDPSSAGTLTQGVLGLEVVRQSYVMAFVDVFAFLVLVYVVCLPFVILLKDPGPGEGGVHIH, encoded by the coding sequence ATGAGCGGCGCGGCCCAGGACCGGGGCGCGCCCTTCAAGTGGATCATCGCCCTGGCGCTGATGCTGGGCACGTTCATGGAGGTGCTGGACACCTCCGTGGCCAACGTGGCCCTGCCCCACATGAAGGGCACCTACGCCGCCGGCACCGACGAGATCACCTGGGTGCTCACCAGCTACCTGGTGGCCAACGCCATTGTGCTGCCCATCACGGGGTGGCTGGGCAACCGGTTCGGGCGCAAGCGCCTCTACCTCTTCTGCCTCACGGGCTTCACCCTGGCCTCCCTGGCGGCGGGGGCCGCGCCCTCCCTGGCCATGCTCATCACGGCCCGGGTGATCCAGGGCCTCACGGGCGGGGCCATGGTGCCCATGTCCCAGGCCATCACCATGGAGGCCTTCCCCCGCTCCGAGCAGGGCATCGCCACGGCGGTCTTCGGCATCGGCGTCATCTGCGGCCCCATCGTGGGGCCCCTGGTGGGCGGCTGGGTCACGGACAACTGGAGCTGGCCCTGGATCTTCTGGATCAACATCCCCGTGGGCATCCTCTCCTACGCCCTGGCGTCGGCCTTCGTGGACGAGGCCCCCGACCGCAGGCCCGAAGGGGCCATGGACTACTGGAGCCTCATCTTCATCGCCGTGGGCCTGGGGTGCCTGGAGCTCTTCCTGAACCGCGGGGAGCGCCTGGACTGGTTCGAAAGCCGGACGGTGACGCTCTACGCGGCCTGCTCGGCCCTGGGCCTCATCCTGTTCCTCTGGCGCTCCTTCACCGCGGAACGGCCCCTGGTGGACCTGCGCATGTTCAAGCTGCCTGAGTACGCCTCGGGGATGTTCCTGATCTTCGGGGCCAGCTTCGGGATGTACGCGGCCTTCGTGATGCTGCCCCTATTCGTGCAGACCTTCCTGGGGTGGACCCCCACCTGGGCGGGCATCATGCTGAGCCCCGGCGGGGTGGCCAGCGTCGTGGCCATGATGGTGGCCGGCCTGATCATGGGCCGCGTCGACGTGCGCTACACCGTGGCCGCGGGCTTCCTGGCCCAGATCTACTCCAGCTGGCTGCTCACCTCCATCAACCTGCATTCCGGCATGGGCTACCTCATCTACGCCTGGTGCTTCCGGGGCCTGGGCCTGGGCTTCGTCTTCGTGCCCATCGCCACCGTGGCCATGCGGCGCATCCCCCGGGAGGCCATGGGCGTGGCCGCGGGCTTCTTCAACCTCATGCGCAACGAGGGCGGCAGCGTGGGCATCGCCGTGGCCGCCACCCTCCTCCAGACCCGCAGCCAGTTCCACCACGCCCGCCTCGGCGAGCACCTGACCCCCTTCAGCGCCCCCCTCCAGGAGGGCGCCCAGCGCCTCCACCTGGCCCTGGGCAGCGCCTCGGGCCTGGATCCCAGCAGCGCCGGCACCCTCACCCAGGGCGTCCTGGGCCTGGAGGTGGTCCGCCAGTCCTACGTCATGGCCTTCGTGGACGTCTTCGCCTTCCTGGTGCTGGTCTACGTGGTGTGCCTGCCCTTCGTCATCCTCCTGAAGGACCCCGGCCCTGGGGAGGGCGGCGTCCACATCCACTAG